The following is a genomic window from Pseudomonas promysalinigenes.
TTATGTTCTGCCCGGTAATGTACGCAGCTCCTTGGCTGGCGAGGAAGGCGATGGTGGCGGCGATTTCCTCACTGGATCCATAGCGTTTGAGCGGCACAGCGTCGCGGCGCTCCTGCGTGGCTGGGAGGCTGTCGATCCAACCCGGTAGCACATTGTTCATGCGAATATTGTCACCTGCATACTGGTCAGCGAAGATCTTGCTGAACGACGCAAGGCCTGCGCGGAACACTGCCGATGTCGGGAAAAGCTCGCTTGGCTCGAATGTCCACGCACTGGAAATATTGATGATCGCACCACCGCCCTGACGCTGCATGTATGGCGTGACCAGACGGGTTGGGCGAATCACATTGAGCAGGTAGGTTTCCATGCCCTTGTGCCAATCCTCGTCGCTGATGTCCAGTATCGGGGCTCGGGGGCCGTGGCCCGCGCTATTTACCAGGACGTCTATCCGCCCCCACTTCTGAATGACTCTGTCAACCAGACGTTGCAGGTCTTCGTTGGACTGATTACTGCCAGTGATGCCGACGCCTCCCAGCTGCTGCGCCAGCGCTTCGCCCTTGCCCGAGGATGAAAGAACACCGACTTTGAACCCCTCAGCCGCCAGCCGACGTGCCGCCGCTGCACCCATGCCGCTACCGCCGGCGGTAACGATTGCAACCTTCTCTGCTGACATATATCCCCCTGAAATGCTGTTGAACGATGTACGTGATCAGGCTAGCAATACCCATTCACCAGAGAGAGACAACAACGCTTCTATCAGCCAGTAGATTTTATGCAGGCCTTTCATTAAGCGAACCTCTTCGCTCCGGCAACGCAGACCACAGCCCCGAGGGTTACAGCAAGCATTATCGTGCTGACGTGCTCTCCCAACAGCAGCGCCGCCAACCCCAGCCCCATGAACGGCTGCAGCAGTTGCAGTTGGCCTACGGCCGCAATCCCACCCTGCACCAGTCCTCGATACCAGAATACGAAGCCGATCAGCATGCTGAACAACGAAACGTAGCCAAAGCTTAACCAGGCGGCGCCACTAGCCTTGGTCAAGGCTTCAGGAGCTGGAAAATTGACTATCGTCAGCACCAGCATCAATGGCAACGCTACCAGCAACGCCCAACAGATCACTTGC
Proteins encoded in this region:
- a CDS encoding SDR family oxidoreductase — its product is MSAEKVAIVTAGGSGMGAAAARRLAAEGFKVGVLSSSGKGEALAQQLGGVGITGSNQSNEDLQRLVDRVIQKWGRIDVLVNSAGHGPRAPILDISDEDWHKGMETYLLNVIRPTRLVTPYMQRQGGGAIINISSAWTFEPSELFPTSAVFRAGLASFSKIFADQYAGDNIRMNNVLPGWIDSLPATQERRDAVPLKRYGSSEEIAATIAFLASQGAAYITGQNIKVDGGVTRSV